CAAATAATTTTTGACAATTGCTTTTTGTCTGTCATTTGTCATTTGCCATCAGCCATTAGTTGTATACAAATGACGAATGACGAATGACGAATGACGAATTTACATTCCTGGCAATTCCAAACCACTAGTTAACTCTTCCATCCGCTCTCGCATGGTAGCAGTAGATTTGTTGTACGCATCTTTCATCGCTGCCAGCACTAAATCGGAAAGGACATCTGCGCCTTCTTGCAGTGCTTCTGGAGCCACTTCTACCCGTCGAGGTTCTTGGTTACCGCTGAGAGACACTTTGACCATACCTCCACCAGCTTCGCCCTGGATCTCCATCATCTCCAATTCTTCTTGAAGCTTTTTCGCACCTTCTTGCACCTGCTGCGCTTTTTTGAAGGCATCTGCGAGTTCCTTCATTTTGCCCAGACCGAAGCCAAATCCTTTTCCTTGTCCTTGTGTCATATGCTAGTTGAGTCGATTTAATCGAAGTTCCATTAAATTATAGATGCGCCGAGAATCGATAAAGGGCAAAGGTGAAGTTGTGATACGTAATTTGTAATTAGGGAGTCGGGAGCGGCACTTTGTAGAGACGTTACATGTAACGTCTCTACAAAGTATCGATAACTGATATAGCCTTTTTCAATTCGATGAAATACAAGATCTGTAGGGGCGCACAGCTGTGCGCCCCTACGAATGTATCGCATCATAACGAGAATCGCTATAACTGATAGCTGGTCACTAATATTAAAATTCTCCAATTGTTTTCACTTCTGGCTCTAGCAGTAGTGACCAACGTTCTTCTACATGATGCTGGACGTAACGAATTAGCTGCCAAATATCGTTAGCTTTCGCACCACCACAGTTGAGAATGAAGTTAGCATGGCGCTGTGCGACCTGAGCTGCACCAATTTGATAGCCCTTCAAGCCTGACTGTTCGATCAACCAGCCAGCGGTGTAGGGTAGGGGGTTACGGAACACGCTACCACAGCTAGGTAGATGATAGGGTTGAGTACGCCGCCTTTGCTCTAGGTGTTCGGTGGTGGCTGCTAGCACTTGTTGCGGATCTGCGCCTGGTTGCAGTTGGAAGATAGCTTGAGTGACGAGGCGCTGGCTGCCTTGCAAAATTGAGGTGCGATAGCTGTAACTTAGTTGGTCTGGAGTAAGGGTTTCTAGCTGCCCAGAGGGAGACAAAACTTGAGCGCTGACTAAAATATCGGCAATGCAGCTTTTGTGCGCTCCTGCATTCATGACCACAGCACCGCCGACACTACCAGGAATTCCAACAGCCCACTCCAGCCCTTGCCAGCCTAATTCTGCCACTTGCCAAGCTACGCGAGGTAAAGGTTCTCCAGCAGCCACGGTCAATTGACCGGTTCCCAGATCGAAGCGGCTGTAGCGCAAATGACGAGTGCCAATGACCAAACCAGTAAGACCGCGATCGCTAACTAATAAATTAGAACCTGCTCCAATTAGTGTCACGGCTAATCCTTCTGAGCGCGACCACTCCAAACTAGCTTGCAATTCTGCTAGATTTTGAGGTGCTACATACCATTGGGCTGGTCCTCCAACCCGAAAGGATGTGAGACTAGCTAGTGGGACTTGAGATTTAATCGCGCATTTTGTTCCAGGCAAGTATATTATCTGGCGATCGCCAGCAGTTTCTGAAATCGGAATTGGATTGGGGTGTTGGGAGGAGTTCATAGTGAGTGATGCGTGGTGTGTGGTTTGTGGTGCGTAGCTAGTGGCGATTGAGAGCTGGATTCTTTTCTAGTCACCAGCCACTAGTCACGCTTTCACCGATAACTGATAACTGATAACTGTCAGCCTTTAGCCTTGATTCTTTCAATTGCATTGGGAATAATTTGATTCAAGTTCCCTGCACCTAAAAATAAAGCTGTGTCTCCAGAACGCAAATTATCTACCAAAAACTCCTCGACAGCAGCAAGTGTAGGTAAATACGTGACTTGAGGATGATGGTTTGCAACCAGTGCTGCTAGTCTCTCGCCGTCAATCTGCCCTGAATTGGACTCGCCTGCGCTATAGATATCCGTGAGAACGACGGCATCGGCATGACTAAAAGATTTAGCAAAGTCTGACAAAAAAGTCAGAGTACGGCTGTAGCGGTGAGGCTGAAAGATCGCCACGACTCTAGTTTGGGGTTTAGCTTGCAACTTCGCAGCCGCCAGGGTTGCCTGGAGTTCGCTGGGGTGGTGCGCGTAGTCGTCGATGAATTGGATGTCATTAACAACACCACGCAGTTCAAATCTACGCCTAGCGCCTTCAAAGGTGGTTAGACTGTCGGCGATCGCCGCAAATTCTACTCCCAGCAGCCGACCGACAGCGATCGCGGCTAAGGCATTACTGAGATTATGTTGTCCTAGCAATGGCAAACGCAACTGCCCTAACTCTTTGCCTCGCTCCCATACCGTGGCGATCGTCCCATCAGCACCGTAAATCACGTTGGATACCGTGTAGTCTGCCGCCATCTCTGGATTGAGGCTGTAGCTAATTGTCGGTTGCAGGCGATCGCGGACTGTTTGGCAATCTATACAACCTACGACATGCTGGCACTGTTGCGCAAAAGTTTGAAAAGTCTTGACTACCTGCTCTAGAGACTTGTAGTGGTCGGGATGGTCGAGTTCGATGTTAGTAACTACGCCAATTTGACAAGCCAATTTGACTAAAGAACCATCCGATTCATCTGCTTCTGCTACTAAATACTGACTGTTACCGAGCCTCGCGTTACCCTCCCATGCTTTTACCTCTCCACCAACGATGATGGTAGGGTCGAGACCAGCTTTGAGTAGCATATACCCGATCGCGCTGCTGGTGGTTGTTTTACCGTGAGTCCCAGCTACGGCAATGCTATAACGCTCTTGAATCAGTGCTGCCAACAAATCGGAACGATGAAAGATCGGACAACCCAAATCTAGCGCTGCTTGATACTCTAAATTACCTGCATGAATTGCCGTCGAACAGATGACTTGTGGTAAGTCGGCAATTTTGCTGTTGGCGATCGCTGGACTAGCTCGTCTTGATGACTTGAGAAATACAGGCGCACTATTACCGCTCACTGCTAAGGCTTGGGGGCTGGCATCGGTCTGAGAGCGAAAAAACTCCAGATTGGATGCATCTTGGCGACTAAAAATATGCGCTCCTAAAGCTGCTAATTTCTCGGTGATATGACTCTCTCGGATATCGGAGCCAGAAACAGGTAAACGACGCTTGGCTAAGATATAAGCAAGAGCAGACATTCCGATACCACCAATACCGACGAAATGGAATGGTTTACCGCTTAAATCGACATAATTAGTCATTTTTACTCCTCACACCTCACCCCAAAGTCCAGTATACAAATGTCACGCGATATCATATCAGGAAATAAATTTTACGGATGGCTCGACTGTTTAAGTTTTTTATATCTGACATCAATTCGCTCTGTCCTCCCCAGGCGATGTTTATTTACAGGAATTTACGTACTTAGCTAATAGAGTTTAATTTTTATTTTGAGAAAGTATTTTATTTGGCAGAGATTTTAGTTTTTTTTCTGAAAAAAAGCACCCAAATGCTGAATGTCATTGGGTGCAGTATAACTAAGTACTGATTAAAACTGACTAAAGCGCGATCGCAAATTATCAGACCATGTGGTGACGAAAAGAATACACTCTTTACGACTTCTGATTCACTAGTACGGGCGCACAGCCGTGCACCCCTACGACTCCCCAATCAATTAGAAGAAAGCTGGTTGATGGCGAATCAAGTTGAAAAACTCTTCGCGGGTTTTTTGCTCGTCCTGGAATACTCCAAGCATGGCACTCGTAACAGTCCAAGAACCAGGTTTTTGCACCCCACGCATTACCATACACATATGGGTTGCTTCCATAACCACTGCTACGCCTTGAGGGTCTAAAATTTCCTGTACTGCTTCAGCAATTTGGCGCGTCAGTCGTTCTTGTACTTGCAAGCGGCGGGAGTACATCTCGACAATTCGAGCTAGCTTGCTCAGACCCACCACTTTTTGATTGGGAATATAGGCTACGTGCGCTCTACCCATAAAAGGCAGCATATGATGCTCGCACAAGCTGAAAAAGTTGATATCGCGCACGAGTACCATCTCGTTATGACCTTCATCAAAAATGGCTCCGTTGACGAGTTCTTCTAAAGATTGACTGTAGCCACTGGTGAGAAACCGCATGGCTTCCGCAACACGCTTAGGAGTTTTCAACAAACCTTCTCGCTCTGGATCTTCGCCTACACCGATCAAGAGGGCGCGTACAGCCTCCATCATCGACTCGTGGGCTTCTGCTTCGGTAGGAGTCTGTAAGTTTGGTTTTTGACCGTTGTGGGTGTTGCGGTCTGGTCGGGATTGAATCGCCTCCACCAGATCGGAATTCAAAGGCGATGATTGAAAGCGATTGGTAGAACCATTAGAACCGTTAGAAGCAGCAATAGTCATGGTGTATGTCTCAGATAAAGTTTAACAATGGTTATTGGTCATTAGTCATTGGTCATTAGCCATGAGTTAGCAGGAAGTGGAAAGTTAACCAGTGACAACGGGTAGACTGTCCAACTTTGAGAATCTAAAACCACAAGCTATATTTCTAATTGCTTGTGGATATCGTAGACGCTTCGATAGCATTCACTTACAAATGACAAATAACAAATGACTTATAGAGCGCCACCACCGGGCATGAGAGTTAATTCGGCGATCGCGGCTGGTGTTGGTAATAAGGCTGTATGTACGATTGACTGAGCGACAATTTCTGGTGTCAGCATGGCATTACGGTCAAAGTTATGCTGAACTGTTTCGCTGTCCCAAAGTTCTGTATTCACAGCACCAGGACAGATGGTGGTGACGCGAATACCGCGAGCGCTTTCCTCTGCTGCTAGGGTCTTGGATAGGGCAATCAAACCAGCTTTGCTGACGGAATAAGCTCCCCAGTTGGGGAAGGGAGTTTGTCCGGCGATGGAAGCAACGTTAATAATTGTACCGGAGCCGCGCTGGTGCATTGTGGGTAAAACTGCCAAGATGCACCCAAACACGCTAGTTAGGTTTAAATCTATCACTTTTTGCCAGTCAGGCAGAGGCGTAGCACTCAAAGCCCCCGTGTAGCCCATACCCGCACTATTGACCAAAATATCTATAGCTCCACAATCGGCTGCGATCGCAGCCATCTTCTCTGGCACGACATGAACTTGGGCAAGATCCAGGGCGTAAGTTTTTGCTTCTACGCCTGTCTGCCTTGCTGCACTTGCAACTGCCTCTAACTTATCTAGCGAACGACCAACTAGAGCTAAGTTTACTCCCGTCTTTGCAAAGGCGAGGGCTGTTGCTTTACCAATCCCACTACTAGCACCCGTAATTAGGGCGCGTTTTCCCGTTGTCAATGTCATAAACTCCAACTTAATCGCACCACAAATTGCATGGCTGTTGTACTCATGTCAATCTCTTACCCCTGATAGATGCAACTACCTCTAGATTCAACTTATACTTTACCTGCAAGAATTGTTGTCTCGAACGTTCGGGCAGATGATTAATTCTTTATTCATGTTGGCTATAGCCATTCAATCGCGGATTTATTATGTAAATCTCTAGTAGAGTTGAATAGAACATAGAGATTACCAATCGATTGGCGATCGCCAGCCGTTACGGTAGACATTGCTGCTACCTATTGTCCACTTTGCTTTGTTTTGCCTAGCATGAGACAAAAATGAGAGGTTGTAAAAAATCTTTACACCCCTCGTTGATTATATCACCATCTTTTCCGTCTTCATCTTCTGACAAAACTTAGGAGTCAAATTCGGTAAAAACACCAATTTGACGGAATTTTTGATACCGCAGTTGACGGCGCTGTTGGCTGGTAAGTTGAGTTAATTCTTCTAAATGTTGTAGCAAAGCTTGCTTGAGAGCGATCGCGGCTTTGAGAGGGTCGGAGTGAGCGCCGCCGATTGGCTCTGGTAAGATTTGGTCAACAATACCTAAATTTTGTAAATCGATTGCTGTCATTTTTAATGCCATAGCAGCTTGAGCGGCTTTACTTGCATCTCGCCAAACAATTGCAGCACAAGCCTCGGGGGTGATGACAGTATAAACTGCGTGTTCAAACATGAGCAGGCGTTCGCCGACACCAATACCCAAAGCACCACCAGAAAAAGCTTCACCAATTGCGGTACAAATAATCGGTACGTCGAGGCTAAACATTTCGCGTAAATTATAGGCGATCGCTTCCCCAATTCCTTGTTCTTCAGCTGCGACTGTAGGTAAAGCCCCTGGAGTATCAATAAAAGTTAAAATTGGCATTCCAAAGCGGTTGGCGTGTTCCATCAACCGCATAGCTTTGCGATAGCCACCAGGGGAAGCCATCCCAAAATTACGGGCAATATTATCTTTTGTATCGCGTCCTTTCTGATTGCCTAAGATGACGACTGGTCGCCCTGCAAGGCGCGCAACGCCACCAACTATAGCAGAATCATCGCTTCCACGGCGATCGCCGTGTAACTCCATCCATTCGTCGCTAATAGCTTGAATGTAATCCAAGGTGCTGGGACGACGGGGATGCCTTGCTAATTGTAATTTTTGCGACGGCGATAAACTATTAAAAATCTCCTGGCGCAATTGGCGGGCGCGAGCTTCTAGTCGGCGAATCTCTTCCGACACGTCAACGCCATTTTCTGTTGCTAGCTCTCGAATTTGGTCGATGCGCGACTCCAAATCAACTAGTGGCTTTTCAAAATCTAACAGTAGAGTTTTGCGTTCGGTTGTTGCCATCTCGGAAGTGAGTAGTGAGTAGCGAGGGGTGGGGTAGTGAGTAGCGAGGGGTGGGGAGTGGTGAGTCAGTTGTCAGTTATCAGTTATCGGTGACCAGTTAGTTTTGACTTCTGACTTCTGTTTTCTGACTCCTCAGTTTTGACTTTTGACTTTTAACTTTTGACTTACTCTTCAATCCCTTAAACTGGTGAATTCTCAAACAGTAGAGGGCGAAAGCCGTGTTTGCGAGACATTTGACCAATTTGATCCATCTTTGCCACAGTAATTTGGTTGCGTCCCCAAGAAAAGTTAGTGTAGACCTTTTCAAATTCCAGTAGCATTGATTCAGCAAAGCAGGCAAACAACTGACGAGCTGGTACATCCATGAAGTTAACAATCTTCATAATTTTCCAGTCGATATCCAAAGAGTGTTCGACAATGCCACCGTTGAGAATATAAACCCCTGGATGTTGAATTTTTGTTGCCAGATTTTTAGGATAACCACCATCAATCATCAAACAGGGGTGTTTTAACATTTGGGCATCGATTTCAATTCCCTTGGGCATACTTGCCACCCAGACGACGATATCTGCTTGCGGTAGGGCAGTTTCCAAGTCTAAGATTTTACCTCGTCCTAACTCTGCCTGTAATGCTTGTAGGCGCTCTTGATTGCGGGCAATTAGTAATAAATCTGCTACGTCGGTACGAGCATTTAACCAGCGACAAACTGCACTACCGATGTCACCGCTAGCACCGCAAACGGCAACAGTAGCTCGATTGAGGTCAATACCCAACTGCTTTGCTGCTTGCTCCACCTGCTGACAGATAATGTACGCAGTATGAGTGTTCCCCGTCGTGAACTGCTCGAATTTCAGTTGTACGTTACGGACTTGTTTGATCTGCTGCAAGTTAAAGTTTTCAAAAATAATCGAAGAAAAGCCGCCCAAAGCTGTAATGTCAATCCCATGCTTTTGAGCGTGCGCCATTGCGTTGATGATTTTTCGCGTTGCAGCTTTAATCCGTCGCGTAGCAAGCATTTCTGGCAGAAAGCAAGATTCGACATACTTGCCCTCGATTTGCTGTCCAGTAACGCTAGTAACTTTGATATCATCGACTATCTGTGGTGGTGCGCTGCACCAGAAATCAAGTCCTTGATCGGCATATTCGGGGTAGCCTAATTCTTGTGCTACCGATTGTGCGTGTTCCAGACTGTTTAAGTGACCGATTAGACCAAACATGTATTACGGATGTCAAACTGGTAGCTCTGACAAAGCAGAGCGGGTGGATGAGAATTTTTGTATCTTTAATCTTAAAAATACTACATAAAGTCAGTTACCAGTTATCAGTTACCAGTTACCAGTTATTAGTTATCAGTTACCCAGATTTCTTTGTTACGGTCACTGGTCGCTGTTCGCTGGTCACTGGTTACTGGTTACTGGTCACTGTTTCAAGCGGCTTGTAGTCCGTAGGCGGATAGACGCATGATGTCACGGGTGGAGAAGCCAATATTGGCAAGGGTTTCACCGTATTGGATCATGAAGTCTTCCACCAAAGCATCTTTTTCCATGCCTAAAACCCGAGCATCATCCTCGACTTTATTCAGCATTTGCCAGACAATCGGGAGATTTTGGCGATTGGCTGCTTCTAGTTCGGCTTTGGACTGTTCAAAGTTGTCTTTCAGCCAAACTTCGCCGAAATTGAGGTGAGTATACTCGTCTTTGACAACGCCCTCGGTAATTTTACGGGCGAAGTCATCGGCACAGGGAATGTAGATGTTGTAAGCCGCGATCGCAAAACACTCAATAATCAGCGATTGGATTAACAAGCACGTCACGACTTGTCCTGCTGATGCTGCTTGTTGAAAGTTTTGATGCAGCCCAGAAAAGAACTCGCGAGCAAATTGCATATCCGGTGTAACTTGGAGATTGCGCCCGCAGGCTTCAAACCCTTTTTTGTGGCGGTTCTCCATTTTAGATAGGCGAATCAGCTCATCCTTGAGGTTCGGTAGCATTTGAGCCAAACGAATATAGTTTTCGTAGGCTTCTTGTTCCCCTTCGATCACGATCGCGTTAATGCGACTGTATGCGTCCTTATAGGTTTCGCTGTGGAAATCGATTTCGGAGGTGGCAGCAACTTGCTGCATAGTCGTTCACTCCTATTGGCGTAAATCAGCTTTGTCGATTGCGGTTGACTCTTTAGCTCTATGCATCAGCGTCAACAATAATTAAAATTAAACCTAACAAATCCCAAGGGGATCTGTTATCTATTGCAGCAAAATAGAGTCCATTTGGGAGAATATCACCTCTAGGTATAAAAGCATAGAGGAAAGCGAACAATTCATGCTTCAGAAAGATGTGAATGCCAAACATAAGAATCTCTCTATACCATCTCTTAGTTTTATAGTGCTGATACTGGGAGCGGTAATTGTCTTGCTCCCATTGGGAGTTGTCTTCCTCACATCCTTTGCACCGCCTGGCTCAACACCCGATTTGTTAACGCGATCGGGATGGACTTTGGTAAACTACCAACAAGCATGGCAGCGAGCAAATTTCTTGCTAGCATTTGCTAATTCCACGCTGGTAGCTTTAGCCGTGACTGGAATTCAAATCGTGACTTCAGCTTTAGCGGGTTATGCCTTAGCAAGATTGAAATTCCGAGGACGACAAGCATTACTGCTGGTTGTTTTGGCAACTTTGGTCATTCCATTTCAGTTATTAGTTATTCCTATCTTTCTCGTCCTCAAATGGGGACATTTAATTAATACCTATGGAGCTTTAATTCTACCTACAGCTGTAAATGGTTTTGGCATTTTCTTACTCAGGCAGTATTTTCAAACTATTCCCATAGAGTTAGAAGAAGCAGCAGCGATCGATGGGGCGAACCGCCTGCAAATCTTATGGCGGGTAATGTTGCCTTTATCTCGTCCGGCTTTGGTAACATTATTTTTGTTTACATTTATCGGTGAGTGGAACGATTTATTTAAACCGCTTGTCTTCACAACGCGCCCAGAATTGCGGACGGTTCAATTAGCACTAGCTGAGTTTCAAGAACAATTTACTAATAACTGGTCTTTACTGATGGCAGCAGTCGCGATCGCTACCTTGCCAGTCATATTAATATTTCTGATCGGACAGAAACAATTTATTCAGGGAATCGCTTCGACAGGAATCAAAAATTAAGGACAAGGGAGACAAGGAGGACAAGGAAGCAGGGGAGCAATTCACGCATTCAAAATTTCCCGACTCCCGACTCCCGACTCCCGACTCCCGCTTATTCTTCGCTAATTTGCAAGCGGATCGTGCGTTCGTTATCTCCACCTAAACTGACTTCCATCACTTCACCACCGAGGGGTTCGAGACAACTCAAAAGCGATCGCAAGTGGGGAGTACTCGCCCCCGTATCTACATACAGGCGATCGGCTAAACTACCAATCCGCTTCCAAGTACCGTAAAGTTTAGCTATGGTTTGTTCTAACTGCGATGCCTGATTTACCAAGTCAGCCGCGACGTTAATACAGCCTACTCGAATTGCTTCCTGAATCGCCCGTTCTAAGTCTACATCGTCATTGTTTAGGGCTTGGACGGTCGTAGCAGCATTAATATATTTGGACAGGTACTTTGCTTCCGTTGTCACTTCTTTAATTGTGTCTACGTCAGGATTTGCTGCAATTTCCCGCTGTAACTCTTTTTGGTGAGACTCTGGTAATTTTTCCATTTCTTTCACCAGAGGCGCAAGATAGCGGGGCGGAAGCGCGTTTTCTGAAGCTTTCACTTTAACGGGTTCGGGCAGGAGTTCGGACGACATCGCCATCCACTCATCTGATAGCTGACGCACTTCACGACGGGTAATGCGATCGCCTCGTTTCGCTGCATCGGTGACTAATTGTTGAATTTCTGGTTCCGCTTTTGCAGTTTCGATAAACGCTCGTTTACTAAAGCATCTTACGGCATTGGGGTCTAAATGCCCTTGTTCTACTAGCGTATCGGCGCTGTTAGCTAACTCGATTAAGGAGTATGCTTGACTTTTACTAATTTCCCGCGCCTTCAACCAGTTGAGAAAACCACTCCCACGGGCATCTCCTTGTTTTTTCTCGCGATCGCGCACTGCCCTTAAAATTCTGCCCCGCCAGATTTCTGTCTGTAGATCGAAGCGATCGCAAACTAGCCATGCATTATCTAGCTGCTGCTGAAAATCATGTTCCGAAATTTCTTCGTCTTCAGGATCGGGCAGTTCAAAATTGAGATCGATTGACTCTGCTAGGACAGCAGCTAGGTCGTCAGTAGAAGCGGAGGATTGCAACATGAGAAGGCGAACGATCTGGTCACAGACCGTTTATTATTGCACGACCAGCCGAGCATGAATAGCTCGTACTTTTCCCCTTTCCTGCCATCTGCGTCGCGCTAACTGTTGAAAGGCAAATCGGGGCGACGAAACCAGTTTCGATCTACCCACTCAGCTTTAAACTTGCCTCTCGTCAACTTTTCTACCAAATTCGGAGTGTGGGGACCTGGCAAAATATTAACCCCCATTCTACTTTTTGCCTTATAAGCAGGTATAATCGAAAACATTATTAATATAGTAGCGATCGCTACTTGTTGTTTCTTGAGCATATAGGTTGGCAATATTTATGACTTTATTAAGTTAAGTATACAGTAAAGACAGTTTTTCAAGTATAAATAAAAACAATTTAATAAATGTTCTACTTAGATATCAGGCAATATCTATAAGAGAAAACACCTACTAGAGACGATGAAGCCTCACATAGAGTTCCTTCAATTGGACTCTATCCAATTCCAGAAAACGATCTATGTTGCCTATCCTCAGAAGATATTTGGAACTCGATAGTTAAGTTGTTGAGGCACGATCGCCGACCTTGTTTTAAAACGAACTCTACCAACTAGGCGATGTGCCTGGAGCCAGGATTAGAGAGAATCGAAACCAGGAATTTAGAAAATTGCGATCGCAGCTACTTAACCTACATTAGTAAGCGATCGCTCTAAAACATCGAGCCGAAAAATAGTATGCTTCGATCTGGTAGTTGCCAGCGTCACCTAGACTAAAGGCAGCACGTTCACTTGACTGTCATAGGAGGATAGGCTATTGACCGATCGTAACAACCCATCCTCGACCCTGCAAAACTTCTCGCGTAAAGAATTACGCAACCTCGTACGCACTCAACTGCTAGCCCTACTAGAACAGGGAGACTTACAGGGAGCTAAAGCCATTTTGGTTCCGGTACAGCCTGCTGATATTGCCGAAGCCATTGAAGGCTTACCCGAACCAATGCAAGTACTTGCCTTTCGCTTGCTTTCTAAAGGCGAGGCGATCGAAGTTTACGAATATCTCGACCATAGCGTACAAGAAGCACTCGTTCAAGAATTCAAGCGCCAAGACGTGATCGATATTGTGGATAAAATGTCGCCAGACGATCGCGCCCGCTTATTCGACGAACTACCCGCTAAAATTGTCAATCGCTTGCTAGAACAACTCAGCCCTTCCGAACGGCAAGCCACCGCCTTACTATTAGGCTACGAAACGGGAACAGCAGGGCGGATCATGACCCCAGAGTTAATCTCTCTGAAAGAGGGAATGACCGTCACGCAAGCCTTGGAACGCATTCGCTATTTAGCTAAAAATACAGAAACTATTTACTACCTTTACGTCACCGATGCAGCGAGAAGGCTGACGGGAACCTTATCTTTACGCGATTTAGTCACTGCCGATCCGCAAGAAACGATTGGCGAAATTATGACCCGCGATGCTATCTGCGTGCATACAGATACCGATCAAGAAGAAGTAGCTCGATTAATTCAGCGTTACGATTTTCTCGCTGTCCCAGTCGTCGATCGCGAACAGCGACTTGTTGGCATCGTTACTGTAGATGACGTAATTGATATTATTCAACAGGAAACTACCGAGGATATCTACGCTTTAGGTGGAGGCGTGCAATCTGGGGGCGATGGTTATTTTCAGAGTAATTTATTCTCCGTTGCCCGCAAGCGAGTT
This window of the Chroococcidiopsis thermalis PCC 7203 genome carries:
- the mgtE gene encoding magnesium transporter; translation: MTDRNNPSSTLQNFSRKELRNLVRTQLLALLEQGDLQGAKAILVPVQPADIAEAIEGLPEPMQVLAFRLLSKGEAIEVYEYLDHSVQEALVQEFKRQDVIDIVDKMSPDDRARLFDELPAKIVNRLLEQLSPSERQATALLLGYETGTAGRIMTPELISLKEGMTVTQALERIRYLAKNTETIYYLYVTDAARRLTGTLSLRDLVTADPQETIGEIMTRDAICVHTDTDQEEVARLIQRYDFLAVPVVDREQRLVGIVTVDDVIDIIQQETTEDIYALGGGVQSGGDGYFQSNLFSVARKRVVWLFVLLITNTVTGTIIKAEEEILQKVVTLAAFIPLLTGTGGNVGAQSSTVVIRGMNTDEIRALGPAQVIIREALAGLLLGSMLGTIATIWAFFLQGNLSVAIAVGASLVAISVLASVSGSALPFLFRLLGLDPALMSAPFITTAVDVLGVLIYFNLARVILRV